A region of Novipirellula aureliae DNA encodes the following proteins:
- a CDS encoding carboxypeptidase-like regulatory domain-containing protein, producing MTLTLGKSCAFNANLPEAYHFAGQVVDESGQSIEGVSASSSLGTERFCAGVEDLITDVDGRFAVYSNEARLLEDHPKWGKRTAAISFSHDLYIEAEIERLVDVEPSKRDDLRIVLQKGFSIGGTVVAADGTPTADVPISMTQTEAYPRKVVRTDEQGHFRFDGIGSGDATLRVVDARLPTRTW from the coding sequence GTGACACTAACGCTCGGGAAAAGCTGTGCATTTAACGCGAATCTGCCTGAAGCGTATCACTTCGCTGGCCAGGTCGTCGATGAATCGGGGCAATCAATTGAAGGTGTATCAGCCTCTTCGTCTCTCGGTACGGAGAGATTTTGTGCCGGCGTCGAGGATCTGATCACCGACGTTGACGGACGATTTGCAGTCTATAGCAACGAAGCTAGACTTCTCGAGGATCATCCGAAGTGGGGCAAGCGAACCGCTGCAATTTCGTTCTCTCATGATCTCTACATTGAGGCAGAAATTGAAAGGTTAGTCGATGTGGAGCCGTCCAAACGCGATGATCTGCGAATTGTATTGCAAAAAGGATTTTCTATCGGTGGGACCGTTGTCGCCGCTGATGGGACGCCGACGGCCGATGTACCGATTTCGATGACGCAAACAGAGGCTTACCCGCGAAAAGTCGTTCGCACGGACGAACAGGGGCATTTTCGCTTTGATGGAATTGGAAGTGGCGATGCGACACTTCGCGTGGTGGATGCCCGCCTTCCCACTCGGACATGGTAA